The Blastocatellia bacterium nucleotide sequence CGTGGGGCGTCCCGCGCTACGAAGGCGCGCCCGTTCGCATCATCGGCACGGTGACCGTCGGAAGCGGGACGTTCAACCGAACACAAACGGAGATCTTCGTCGAGGATGAGACCGGCGGAATTCGCGTCTTCGACCTGCGCGCGCAGAGCCAGGTGGTGAATCTCGGAGACCGCGTCATGGTCACCGGGCGCGTGAAAAGCTTCAACGGACTTTTGGAACTCGACATCACCAATCCGCTGCCCATGCCGCCATTCCCTTCCCCGTTCGGCATTCGCGTGCTCGACCGCCCGGATGCAGAGCCCATTCCTCGATCCGTGCGCCTCGCCGATGTGGGCGAGGCTCGCGAGGGACAGCTCGTGCGAATCGAGGGGGTGAGGATCACTCAGGGCGCGATCCCGCCATCTGGGAACGCGAACCTCACAATCACCGACGGAACGGGCATAACGACTATGCGCATCCTCGACTCGACCAATATCCCCGGCTTGCCGACGCCGATCGGCTCCTTCACTCTCGTGGGCATCGTCGGCCAGTTCGACCGCTTTCGTCCCTTCACCCGCGGGTATCAGATCCTCCCCCGCCGTCGCGCCGATCTCATCCCGGCCGCGAGCACTTCCTCCTCTGACCGTAATCCGGAGATGGAGCTTACCTCCCCGCTAGGCGTCGTACGCCGATGATCGCATTGGTCTGCGCCGCCCCAGAGGAATCCACGAAGAAGACCTCTCCGGTCACGAGACTGACCGCGAATCCGGCATTTTGATGAAAGAATCGGGAGACGGGGCTTCCGGCCCTGTTCCGGATCGAAGGATTCGCCAAGATCTCCGCCTCTGAAGCGAAGAGCGTAGCGTCGCCCTTTCCTCCACCGGCATTTCGGATCGCGATGATCCCCCGAGTGGCGGGATGTCCCGACGTCCCAAACGTGTTCAGCAGATAAATGGCATCATCCGATCCCACATCCACGCCGGAGTAGCCGACATCCGGAATCCCCAAGTCTGCTTCGATGTCCGTCGCCGCGACGAGGAGAGAGACCTTTCCCGTCCGGGGATCCACCTCCAAGAGATCATCCGTCGCCTGAGCGCGACCGCTGTTGATGACGACCAACGTTCCTCGCGATGGCCATACCGCGGCATCGTTGAGATCAATGTCCTGCCCGACGCCAATGACCGCTTCTAGCTGCGCTTGAGAGACAAGCTCCGAAGCGGCCGTTCGTCCTCCATCGGGAGCATGGACATCAATCTTCACGATGCTGTCGCCGTTGAAGGCGCCGAACCGGTCGTTCAGCAAAATGTAGGCCGTCGTCCCCAAAACGGCCATCGAGCGGTTCCCCTCGATCGAAGAGATGGGCTGGATGGGCATAAACGGCCGATCCAGACCGGAGATCAAGGCGACCTCTCCGCTTCGGGGATCAACGCGGAAGAGGTACGCCAGCTCATCTCCTCCCCCATCCGTGAGGATGATGATGTGTCCGTCTTCGTCCACCTCCACTGTTTGCAACGTCATCACGGCAGGAGCGGGATCCCCACCATTCTCGGCGTCAACTTTTGCCCTGAGCGTCGCCGTATCCGTGACCTTCGTGATGATCGGAGGAGTCACCGAAACATCGGCGATGAAGACTTCGTTGTTCGCGGCATCGGAGAAATCGGTGAAGATCAACCGACCATCGGGCGTCGCGCTCAACCGTCCGGGGCGTGCTCCTTTCGAGAGCGTCTTCTCCGCGATATGATCCCCTGACACGGCGAGACGCACCACAAGAGCACTGGCTTGCCGTCCCCATACGGGGGGATATATGAGGGCGAGAAAGAGGATCGCAACTGTCCACGTTTTCGCGTTCATGGCCTCCCTCCTAAGCTTCAAAACGTGACCCGCACGCCGAGCTGCAGATCGCGAGCGCGCAGGCCGAAGACCGGCTGCAGGAAATCGGCGCGCGGGCGCAAGGTGAAGACGCGCGAAGTGACGCCGCCGCTGCGCGTGGCGTCGTAAGCATCCACCTGCACGCCGGTGAACTGTGGCCGATTGAAGACATTGAAGGCCTGGATGATGAATTCCAGACGCCGTCGTTCAGCCAGATCAATCCGCTTGCGCAAGCTGAGGTCAATCTGATTCCGCCCTGGGCCGCGGAAGGCCCCGCGTCCCCAGTGCGGCGCGCGATCGTCAGGGACGTTGTCCTCGTTCAGATCCGTGTCCGTGCTCGCTCCGGCGAGATCAGCGGTCACGGCGCGTCCACTGGAGAACGTCGCGATCCCGCTCACGCTCCAATTCCCCAAGGCGTAGCGCAGGATGCGATTAGTGGCGTTCTTGAAGAATGGCATCTGCCAGACACCACTGATGACCAACCGCTGTCGCTCATCCAAGCTGGAGAGCCCGCGATCGCGACGCACGTCGAACGGATCGAGAATGTCGGTGAAGCGCCCATCGAGCGCATTGCGGATGTCATCGGTCGTCTTCGAGAGCGTGTAGGAGACCAGCAGCGACAGGCCGCGATGGAAACGGCGATTGATGCGCACGGCCATCCCGTGATAGATCGAATTGGCCGCGCTCTCGACCATATTGATCTGCCGGAAATTCGGGTTCGGCCGCAGCGATGCCGGCGAGACGACGCCAATGCGCGGGAATTGGAACGTGTGGACAATTCGTCCTTGCTCATCCAACACGCGGATGGTCGCCACGCCCGCCGGTCCTTCAAGCGGCGGTCGCACGTTGATGTTGCGCGAGCGCGAGATCTTCACCCCTCGCGTGAAGAGATAGGCCACCGAGACCGTCGTCTGCGGAAATAGCTCGCGCTCGATCTCCAGATTCGCTTGCTGCGTATAGGGATTCACGCGATCCGGCGCGAAGACCATGATGTCCGAGGACGGGTCGGCGAATCGAATCCCGCCCGGAGGCGTTTCCAGTCGCGGGAACTTCGTCTTCGAGAGATTGAGCGGATCGAGCGCGGTGATCGGTGGAAAGACGATCCCATTAGCCGCCAGGGCCGTCCCCGAGAGGAAGATGTTGATCGAATACGCGTTGTTGTTCGTCAGGACGTCGTTGATCATGAGATTGGGCGTCAGACCATAGAAGATCCCGTATCCGGCGCGAATGACCGTCTTCCCATCCCTGAACGGAGAGAGGGCAATCCCCAAGCGCGGCGCCACATTGTTCGTGTCCTCGTTGATCCGTCCCGTCTCCGGCACAAGCGGGTTTACGACAAGCGGACCTGGCAGCGTCTGCAATTCATACCGCACGCCATAGTAGAGCGTCAGGCGCGAACTAATGCGGAACGTGTCCTGGCCATAGAAGCCATAGACCATCGTGCGCTGCCGCACGAGCGGATCGCCGATGAAAAACCGTTGCGTATAGTTGCTGATCACGCCGTTCAAGAAGTCGGTGACGCTGCCAAAGCTGTAGGTTCCATTGACGTTGCTGGCGAAGAAATTTCGATCCACGATGCGATTGATGTCGAGCCCCGCTTTGATCGTGTGCCGCCCCCGAATGATCGAGACGTTATCAATCCATTGCACGCGGCGCTCGCGGGTGAAACGGCCTGGGAAGTCCCCCGGTCGAGCATGGAGGAACGTCCGACCGCCGAGATTGAATCCGGAGACGGTGATCTGCGGCAGGAAGGGATCGTTCGCGAAATCGCCCGTATCGTCGAAGACGAAGTTGAAGCGAAATTCGTTGAGCAGCGTGGGCGTGAGCACGGAGTTGAGCGCGATGACGCTCGTGTAGCTGTTGGTGAAATTCTTCGCGTTGCCGGTGACATTGGTCGTCGTCGTGGGCGTGGTGAAGACACCGTTTCGGGAATCGAACTGCTGGAAGTTGTGCGTGAGCGTGAGCGTGTGATTGGGCGTGATCTGCCAATCCAGCCGAGGGAAGAAATTGATCTGATCGAAATCGCGCGGGATGGAGCGCACGAGCGGACGGAAGAAGCGTTCGGCCAGCTCACGATCGGGACCGCGCAAGGCGCGAATCTCGCTCTCCAGGCGCGCGCCGAGGGTGACCGTCACCGGCTCGTTGCGAACCTGATGATCGTAGTTGAGGAACCAGAAGAGCTTGTTGCGGATGAGCGGCCCACCGATATTGCCGCCGAACTGTTGGCGGCGTTCAGGTGGCTTGGGCACGTTGTTGGCATTATTGAAGAAGCCGTTAGCGTTCCACGCATCGTCGCGGATGTAGTAGAAGGCCGTGCCGCGCCACTCGTTGGTGCCCGAGCGCGTGATGGCGTTGACGATGCCGCCGGCCGCGCGTCCGAATTCGGCCGAGAAGTTACTGTTGGCCACGCGGAATTCTTGCACCGTCTCCTGGCTGAATTGGAACGGCGCGCGCGTGCGCCCGCGAATCTCGCCGAAGTAGGCGTTGTTGTTATCGGCGCCATCCACTTGGATGTTATTGAAGACGCGATCCACGCCCGTGAAGCTCACGTTGCCGAAGTCGTCGGCTGCCGTCACGCCCGGCGTCAAAAGCACCAACTCCGTCCAATTCCGTCCATTCAGCGGAAGCACATCAATGAGCGCGCGATCAATGACCGTGCCCGGTTGCGTGCGCGTCGTCTCGATGAGCGGGAGCGTCTCGGCCGTGACGAGGACTTCCTCTCGAATGCCCGCCGGCTGCAGTGTGCCGTTCACCGTGAGGGCATCGCCGACGCGCAGCTCGATCCCTTCGAGTTTCAATTCGGCGAATCCCGCTTTGGCGAACGTGACCGTGTATGTCCCGGGAGGCAGAAGCGGGATGACGTAGTAGCCGACGGCGTTCGTCTTCACCGTGCGCGTCAGGCCCGTTCCGGCGTTCACGGCCGTAACGGTGACCTCCGGCACGACGGCTCCGGTGGGATCATACACATACCCCTCCAGCGTGGCCGCCGTCGCCTGCGATTGCGGGAAGGCGCGCAGAGGCGTTAGGGCGATGAGAAGGGCGAGGCCGATGGGGCCAAGGAAGCGAGCGAAATTGACGCATTTCATAAGTCCCTCCCTGAATGCCCGAGGTTCATCCTTCAGCCTACCGCTTAATCTAACACTGCCGCGCGGCCACAAGCAAGCGAAGGTCGGGCGAGACGTGAGGACGCCCGATGCTCATTTCCCCCAATAGAGCTTGTCACGCAGGACTTGAAAGTAGTTCTTGTTCGGCGGGGAGATGAGATCGAACGTCTTTGCGCTCTTGTGGACGATCACCTCATCCCCGACCTGCAGGGCGAAGCCGACTTGCCCGTCCAGCGTCAGCGTGACCTCTTCGCGCGGCGTGCGCAGGATGAGCTTCACGTCCGATTGATCCGAGATGACCAGCGGACGGTTCGTCAACATATGGGGGCAAATCGGCGTGATCACGATCGCGGCGACCGAAGGATGAACGATCGGTCCCCCAGCCGAGAGCGAATACGCCGTGGATCCCGTAGGCGTGGAGACGATGAGGCCATCGGCGCGGAAGGTCGTCACGGGCGCGCCGTCAATCCAGCATTCGATCTGGATGATGCGCGCCAGCGCGCTCTTGTTCACGACAGCATCGTTGAGGACCGAATATTCGGCCACGCACTGGCCGGCGCGATAGACGAAGGCATCGAGCATCATGCGGGAGTCCACGAGCGCCTCCTCCATCAGCGCGCGCTCCAAGGCGGGGAACATCTCCTCCAACGTGAACTCGGTCAGATAGCCGAGCCCGCCGAAGTTGACGCCGAGGACGGGAATACGCCGCCCGCCCATCAAGCGCGCCGCTGCGAGCATGGTCCCATCTCCTCCCATCACGACCAGCAGGTCGATCGTCGAAGGCAGCTTCTCAGGGGGCACGAGCGTGGCCCGACATCCAGGAGCCATTTCCTCGATGATCGGTTCAGCGACAAGCTCAATGCCCCGTTCCGCGAGAAATCGCGAGAGATGCTCGATGATCGACCCCGCCCCCTTGATCTTCGGCTTGACCATGAGGCCGACGCGATGAACGCGAAGTTTTCGTCGCTCGAGCATACCCACGGGGTATTATCCGCGAGGCGGGGTGGGTTTTCAATTCCCGTCCCCTCGGACGGGATGGCGCACTGGTCGGCGCGATGGCCGATGCCCTACAATCGCCAAGGGGGGTACAGCCGATGGAATCGCGCGCGGTGCAACAGCAGGAGATCGCCGCTCTCCTGCACGAGCTGCGTGGGGGGGCATCGCTCGGCGAGCGCATGCGACGCGCGGCTCAACTCTTGCGCGGTCGCCCATATCTTGAGAACCCACTTGGAGGCGGGCCTGATCAGCGCGAGGTCCTCACGCTCTCGCTCGCAGGCTTCGATTGCGTCACCTATGTGGAGACCGTGCTCGCGCTGGCTTTGGCCCGTTCGGTGCGCGACGTCCGACGATGGCTGCGGCGCATCCGTTATAAGGAAGGGCGAATCGCCTGGCGCACGCGCCATCATTACATGGTCGAGTGGATTCGCGAGAACGTTCGTCAGGGCATTCTCACGAACCTCACGCGCGGTTCGGGGACGCGCCTTCTCACGCGGCGAGTGAACGTGGTCCCCGGCCTCCCGCCTCGAACGCTTCGCTTTCGCT carries:
- a CDS encoding NAD(+)/NADH kinase, with the protein product MLERRKLRVHRVGLMVKPKIKGAGSIIEHLSRFLAERGIELVAEPIIEEMAPGCRATLVPPEKLPSTIDLLVVMGGDGTMLAAARLMGGRRIPVLGVNFGGLGYLTEFTLEEMFPALERALMEEALVDSRMMLDAFVYRAGQCVAEYSVLNDAVVNKSALARIIQIECWIDGAPVTTFRADGLIVSTPTGSTAYSLSAGGPIVHPSVAAIVITPICPHMLTNRPLVISDQSDVKLILRTPREEVTLTLDGQVGFALQVGDEVIVHKSAKTFDLISPPNKNYFQVLRDKLYWGK
- a CDS encoding TonB-dependent receptor, coding for MKCVNFARFLGPIGLALLIALTPLRAFPQSQATAATLEGYVYDPTGAVVPEVTVTAVNAGTGLTRTVKTNAVGYYVIPLLPPGTYTVTFAKAGFAELKLEGIELRVGDALTVNGTLQPAGIREEVLVTAETLPLIETTRTQPGTVIDRALIDVLPLNGRNWTELVLLTPGVTAADDFGNVSFTGVDRVFNNIQVDGADNNNAYFGEIRGRTRAPFQFSQETVQEFRVANSNFSAEFGRAAGGIVNAITRSGTNEWRGTAFYYIRDDAWNANGFFNNANNVPKPPERRQQFGGNIGGPLIRNKLFWFLNYDHQVRNEPVTVTLGARLESEIRALRGPDRELAERFFRPLVRSIPRDFDQINFFPRLDWQITPNHTLTLTHNFQQFDSRNGVFTTPTTTTNVTGNAKNFTNSYTSVIALNSVLTPTLLNEFRFNFVFDDTGDFANDPFLPQITVSGFNLGGRTFLHARPGDFPGRFTRERRVQWIDNVSIIRGRHTIKAGLDINRIVDRNFFASNVNGTYSFGSVTDFLNGVISNYTQRFFIGDPLVRQRTMVYGFYGQDTFRISSRLTLYYGVRYELQTLPGPLVVNPLVPETGRINEDTNNVAPRLGIALSPFRDGKTVIRAGYGIFYGLTPNLMINDVLTNNNAYSINIFLSGTALAANGIVFPPITALDPLNLSKTKFPRLETPPGGIRFADPSSDIMVFAPDRVNPYTQQANLEIERELFPQTTVSVAYLFTRGVKISRSRNINVRPPLEGPAGVATIRVLDEQGRIVHTFQFPRIGVVSPASLRPNPNFRQINMVESAANSIYHGMAVRINRRFHRGLSLLVSYTLSKTTDDIRNALDGRFTDILDPFDVRRDRGLSSLDERQRLVISGVWQMPFFKNATNRILRYALGNWSVSGIATFSSGRAVTADLAGASTDTDLNEDNVPDDRAPHWGRGAFRGPGRNQIDLSLRKRIDLAERRRLEFIIQAFNVFNRPQFTGVQVDAYDATRSGGVTSRVFTLRPRADFLQPVFGLRARDLQLGVRVTF